The following proteins are encoded in a genomic region of Mycobacterium kiyosense:
- a CDS encoding DegV domain-containing protein, giving the protein MTVRVVTDSAARLPAELRTKWAIREVPLHILLDGTDLRDGIDEIPDDIHKRHATTAAATPAELCTSYRQALADSDGEGVLAVHISSELSGTCRAAELTAAELGSAVRVVDSKSTAMGSGFVTLAAARVAAAGGDLDAVAAAAEAAVHRTHAYMVVQRLDNLRRSGRIGGAKAWLGTALALKPLLHIDDGKLVLAQRIRTAKGAVAAMVDQVCEVAGERPAALAVHHVANPDGAAEVAAMLADRLPAAEPAIVTPLGPVLAVHVGAGALAVCLQLTG; this is encoded by the coding sequence ATGACGGTCCGCGTGGTCACCGACAGCGCCGCGCGACTGCCCGCCGAGTTGCGCACCAAGTGGGCCATCCGTGAAGTGCCGCTGCACATCCTGCTGGACGGTACCGATCTACGCGACGGTATCGATGAGATTCCCGACGACATCCACAAGCGCCACGCCACCACCGCGGCGGCCACTCCCGCCGAGTTGTGCACGTCCTATCGACAGGCGTTGGCGGACAGCGACGGCGAGGGCGTGCTGGCGGTGCACATTTCCTCCGAGCTGTCGGGCACCTGCCGCGCCGCAGAATTGACCGCCGCTGAATTGGGTTCGGCGGTAAGGGTTGTCGATTCCAAGTCCACCGCAATGGGGTCCGGTTTCGTCACGCTGGCCGCGGCACGAGTTGCGGCGGCCGGGGGTGATCTCGATGCCGTGGCAGCAGCTGCTGAAGCCGCCGTGCACCGCACGCACGCCTACATGGTTGTGCAGCGGTTGGACAACCTGCGCCGCAGCGGACGGATCGGCGGCGCCAAGGCGTGGTTGGGCACCGCCCTGGCCCTCAAACCGCTGCTGCACATCGACGACGGCAAACTTGTTCTGGCCCAACGCATACGGACCGCCAAGGGCGCTGTCGCCGCGATGGTCGACCAGGTCTGCGAGGTGGCCGGGGAGCGTCCCGCCGCGCTTGCGGTGCACCACGTCGCCAACCCGGACGGTGCGGCCGAGGTGGCCGCGATGCTGGCCGACCGGCTACCGGCGGCCGAGCCCGCGATCGTCACGCCGCTGGGGCCGGTGCTGGCAGTGCATGTCGGCGCCGGAGCCCTGGCGGTCTGCCTGCAGCTGACCGGGTAG
- the rsfS gene encoding ribosomal silencing factor RsfS → MSANQEAIDMATVAATAAAAKLADDVLVIDVSGQLVITDCFVIASASNERQVNAIVDEVEEKMRRAGYKPARREGAREGRWTLLDYRDIVVHIQHQDDRNFYALDRLWSDCPVIPVDLDSAPEAETDAE, encoded by the coding sequence ATGAGCGCAAACCAGGAAGCGATCGACATGGCCACGGTGGCCGCCACCGCGGCGGCCGCAAAACTGGCCGACGACGTCCTCGTCATCGACGTCTCCGGGCAGCTGGTCATCACCGACTGCTTCGTGATCGCCTCGGCGTCCAACGAACGACAGGTCAACGCGATCGTCGACGAGGTCGAGGAGAAGATGCGCCGGGCCGGTTACAAGCCGGCCCGCCGGGAGGGGGCCCGCGAAGGTCGCTGGACGCTGCTGGACTACCGCGACATCGTGGTGCACATCCAGCATCAGGACGACCGCAATTTCTATGCGCTGGACCGGTTGTGGAGCGACTGCCCAGTGATTCCGGTGGACTTGGACTCAGCGCCTGAGGCCGAAACGGACGCCGAATGA
- a CDS encoding membrane protein translates to MAVQTGSLAGRGGRLLKKAWIPLVLIVVLAVSALVVSRLHKIFGSQDLNASAGQGIEIVQFNPKVVVYEISGSPGATANINYWDAEANTHQVDAAPLPWSFTISTTLPAVSANIMAQTDGSQIHCRITVDGVVREEKTSEGVNPQTFCLVKSA, encoded by the coding sequence GTGGCGGTGCAGACTGGTTCACTCGCGGGGCGCGGAGGCCGCCTCCTGAAAAAGGCGTGGATACCTCTGGTCCTGATTGTCGTGCTCGCCGTGTCCGCCCTCGTCGTGTCGAGGCTGCACAAGATCTTCGGCTCCCAGGACCTCAACGCCAGTGCCGGCCAAGGCATTGAGATCGTGCAGTTCAACCCCAAAGTGGTGGTCTATGAGATCTCCGGCTCACCCGGGGCCACTGCCAACATCAACTACTGGGACGCCGAGGCCAACACTCACCAGGTCGATGCGGCGCCGCTGCCGTGGTCGTTCACGATCTCAACGACGCTTCCCGCGGTGAGCGCCAACATCATGGCCCAAACCGACGGCAGCCAGATCCACTGCCGCATCACGGTCGACGGTGTCGTGCGGGAAGAGAAGACATCCGAAGGAGTGAATCCGCAGACATTCTGTCTGGTGAAGTCGGCATGA
- the gpgP gene encoding glucosyl-3-phosphoglycerate phosphatase → MSVRRLVMLRHGQTDYNLGSRMQGQLETDLSELGRAQAVAAAEVLGKLQPLLIVSSDLRRAFDTAVTLGERTGLPVRVDSRLRETHLGDWQGMTHTQIDAEVPGARLAWREDAAWAPHGGESRVDVAHRSLPVVSELVAGEPDWGGPGQPERPVVLVAHGGLIAALSAALLGLPVANWPVLGGMGNCSWVQLSGHAEDTADFEAIRWRLDVWNASAQVSNDVL, encoded by the coding sequence ATGAGTGTGCGCCGGCTGGTGATGCTGCGGCACGGGCAGACCGATTACAACCTGGGCAGCCGGATGCAGGGTCAGCTGGAGACCGATCTGAGCGAGTTGGGCCGGGCCCAAGCGGTGGCCGCCGCCGAGGTACTGGGCAAGCTGCAGCCGCTGCTGATCGTGTCGTCGGATCTACGGCGGGCCTTCGACACCGCGGTCACGCTGGGTGAGCGCACCGGCCTACCGGTCCGGGTGGATTCCCGGCTGCGCGAGACGCATCTGGGCGACTGGCAGGGGATGACTCACACGCAGATCGACGCCGAGGTCCCGGGTGCGCGGCTGGCCTGGCGCGAGGACGCTGCCTGGGCTCCGCACGGCGGCGAGAGCAGGGTCGACGTGGCGCACCGCAGTCTGCCGGTGGTATCCGAGTTGGTCGCCGGTGAACCCGACTGGGGCGGGCCCGGTCAGCCGGAACGGCCGGTCGTACTGGTCGCCCACGGTGGGCTGATCGCCGCCTTGTCGGCCGCGCTGCTGGGATTGCCGGTCGCCAACTGGCCGGTGTTGGGTGGCATGGGCAACTGCAGTTGGGTGCAGTTGAGCGGACATGCCGAGGACACCGCCGACTTCGAGGCGATCCGGTGGCGGCTGGACGTGTGGAACGCTTCGGCGCAGGTGTCCAATGACGTCCTCTGA
- a CDS encoding adenylate/guanylate cyclase domain-containing protein — MTSGEPTKPAPESDNSTSPVAQRARRRFPGIRFRVSIQSKILVALLLSSILSVAVVGLIGALSGRSAMREVESERLIELRQSQKRQIEALFREVTNSLDVYSGGFSVDQAVTAMAAGMSELANANISGAQQQAIVDYYKNQMIKPIKQATGDDIDLNAVLPNSNAQKYLQAYYTASTKTDALPVTDAGDGSAWSAANARYDFYMRDIVTRFDYQDALLFDLDGNVVYSVKKGPDLGTNILTGPYRESNLREAYQKALRSNDIDFIWITDFEPYQPHLAAPTAWVVSPIGVNKIDGVMALPVPIAKINSIMTADKNWKGAGMGAATETFLAGPDDLMRSDSRLFLEDPQEYRRQAIAAGTAPSVADRAIRLGGTTLVQPVRSAGLRAAQRGETGVVAGTDYTGNRELEAYAPLNIPNSDLHWSILATRDDSDAFARLGRFSKTLAIAVTGMIFAVCVVSMLVAQAAVRPVRRLEKGTQQISSGDYEVNIPVTSRDEIGDLTVAFNEMSRNLAIKEELLNEQRRENDRMLLALMPESVVQRYREGEPTIAQKHQDVAIIFADIIGLDEISNDLPGNELVGIVDELFGQFDSAAEALGVENIRTFHNGYLASCGVITPRLDSIHRSLEFALEMRRIIERFNSRSPHDLGLRVGINTGNVTSGLVGQSGLVFDMWGAAVSLAYQMHSGTPQAGIYVSAQVYEAMRDSRQFTPAGTISVGGEEQAIYRLSER; from the coding sequence TTGACATCGGGTGAGCCAACAAAGCCGGCGCCGGAGAGCGACAACAGTACGTCTCCGGTCGCACAGCGCGCCCGGCGCCGGTTTCCGGGGATACGCTTCCGGGTCAGCATCCAATCCAAGATCCTGGTGGCACTGCTGCTTTCGAGCATCTTGTCGGTCGCCGTCGTCGGCCTGATCGGAGCGCTTTCGGGGCGCAGCGCGATGCGCGAAGTCGAGTCCGAGCGGCTGATCGAGCTGCGCCAGTCCCAGAAGCGACAGATCGAGGCGCTGTTCCGGGAGGTGACCAATTCGCTGGACGTTTACAGCGGAGGGTTCAGCGTCGACCAAGCGGTGACCGCAATGGCCGCCGGGATGAGCGAGTTGGCCAACGCCAACATCAGCGGCGCCCAGCAGCAGGCGATCGTCGACTACTACAAGAACCAGATGATCAAGCCCATCAAACAGGCGACCGGCGACGACATCGATCTCAATGCGGTGCTGCCGAACTCCAACGCCCAGAAGTACCTGCAGGCGTACTACACGGCCTCGACAAAGACCGATGCATTACCGGTCACCGACGCCGGCGACGGCAGCGCATGGTCGGCCGCCAACGCCCGGTACGACTTCTACATGCGTGACATCGTCACCCGCTTCGACTACCAGGACGCGCTGCTGTTCGATCTGGACGGCAATGTCGTCTACTCGGTGAAGAAAGGGCCGGACCTCGGCACCAATATCCTCACCGGACCGTACCGAGAGTCGAATCTGCGCGAGGCTTACCAAAAAGCGTTGCGCTCCAACGATATCGATTTCATCTGGATCACCGATTTCGAGCCCTACCAGCCCCACCTCGCCGCCCCCACGGCCTGGGTGGTGTCGCCGATCGGCGTGAACAAAATCGACGGGGTGATGGCCCTGCCGGTGCCGATCGCCAAGATCAACAGCATCATGACCGCCGACAAGAACTGGAAGGGCGCCGGAATGGGTGCGGCGACCGAGACCTTTCTGGCCGGTCCAGACGATCTGATGCGCTCTGATTCAAGGCTTTTCCTGGAAGATCCGCAGGAATATCGGCGCCAGGCTATTGCGGCCGGCACCGCGCCCAGCGTCGCGGACCGGGCTATCCGGTTGGGTGGCACCACACTGGTGCAACCGGTGCGCAGCGCGGGTCTGCGCGCGGCGCAACGCGGGGAGACCGGCGTCGTCGCCGGCACCGACTACACGGGTAACCGGGAACTGGAAGCCTATGCCCCGCTGAATATCCCCAACTCGGACCTGCACTGGTCGATCCTGGCGACTCGGGATGACTCCGACGCGTTCGCCAGGCTAGGCAGATTCAGCAAGACCCTGGCGATCGCGGTCACGGGGATGATCTTTGCCGTCTGCGTGGTCTCGATGCTTGTCGCGCAGGCGGCGGTGCGCCCGGTCCGGCGTCTGGAAAAGGGCACCCAGCAGATCAGCTCCGGTGACTACGAGGTCAACATACCGGTCACCTCACGCGACGAAATCGGCGATCTCACAGTCGCTTTCAACGAAATGAGCCGAAATCTGGCGATCAAGGAAGAACTCCTCAATGAGCAGCGCAGGGAGAACGACCGAATGCTGCTGGCGCTGATGCCCGAGTCGGTCGTCCAGCGTTACCGCGAAGGCGAGCCCACCATTGCGCAGAAGCATCAAGACGTCGCGATCATCTTCGCCGACATCATCGGGCTGGACGAGATCTCCAACGATCTGCCCGGCAACGAGCTGGTCGGGATTGTCGACGAGTTGTTCGGCCAGTTCGACTCGGCAGCGGAAGCCCTTGGCGTGGAGAACATCCGCACGTTCCACAACGGATATCTGGCCAGTTGCGGAGTCATCACACCACGACTGGACAGCATCCATCGCAGCCTGGAGTTCGCCCTGGAGATGCGTCGCATCATCGAACGCTTCAACAGCCGCAGTCCACACGACCTGGGTCTTCGGGTGGGTATCAACACCGGCAACGTGACCAGCGGCCTGGTGGGCCAATCCGGGCTGGTCTTCGACATGTGGGGTGCCGCGGTCAGCTTGGCCTACCAAATGCACAGCGGCACACCGCAAGCCGGAATCTATGTGTCGGCGCAGGTATACGAGGCGATGCGGGATTCGCGGCAGTTCACGCCCGCCGGGACGATTTCGGTTGGCGGCGAAGAGCAGGCCATCTACCGGTTGTCGGAGCGGTGA
- the proA gene encoding gamma-glutamyl phosphate reductase: protein MSLQAPALPDLRQEVHDAARRARVAARILATTPTAVKDRALHAAADEILASAPAILAANAEDLEAARAADTPAALLDRLALNPQRVDGIAAGLRQVAGLPDPVGQVLRGSTLPNGLQLRQQRVPLGVVGMIYEGRPNVTVDAFGLTLKSGNAALLRGSSSAAKSNEALVTVLRRALVAQELPADAVQLLSAADRATVTHLIQARGLLDVAIPRGGAGLIEAVVRDAQIPTIETGVGNCHVYVHEAADLDIAERILLNSKTRRPSVCNAAETLLVDSAIAAEAMPRLLDALQNAGVTVHLDAGEDDLRREYLAMDIAVAVVDGVDGAIAHINEYGTGHTEAIVTTNLAAAQRFTEQVDAAAVMVNASTAFTDGEQFGFGAEIGISTQKLHARGPMGLPELTSTKWIVWGDGHTRPA, encoded by the coding sequence ATGAGTCTGCAAGCGCCGGCGCTGCCCGACCTGCGTCAAGAGGTGCACGACGCCGCCCGGCGCGCCCGGGTGGCCGCCCGGATTCTGGCCACCACACCCACCGCCGTCAAAGACCGTGCGCTGCACGCCGCCGCCGACGAGATCCTGGCCAGTGCCCCGGCGATCTTGGCCGCCAATGCCGAAGACCTGGAGGCTGCGCGGGCGGCCGACACCCCGGCCGCGCTGCTCGACCGGCTGGCGCTCAACCCGCAGCGCGTCGACGGCATCGCCGCCGGACTGCGCCAGGTCGCCGGACTGCCCGACCCGGTCGGCCAGGTGCTGCGCGGCTCCACCCTGCCCAACGGGCTGCAACTGCGTCAGCAGCGGGTTCCGCTCGGCGTGGTCGGAATGATCTACGAGGGCCGCCCCAACGTCACCGTCGACGCCTTCGGCCTGACCCTCAAGTCCGGCAACGCGGCCCTGCTGCGCGGCAGTTCCTCCGCCGCCAAGTCCAACGAGGCACTGGTCACGGTGCTGCGCAGAGCCCTGGTCGCCCAGGAGTTACCCGCCGACGCCGTGCAGCTGCTCTCGGCGGCCGACCGGGCCACCGTCACCCACCTCATCCAGGCTCGCGGCTTGTTGGACGTCGCGATTCCGCGCGGGGGAGCCGGTCTGATCGAGGCGGTGGTGCGCGACGCGCAGATACCGACTATCGAGACCGGGGTCGGCAACTGCCATGTCTATGTGCACGAAGCCGCCGACCTCGATATCGCCGAACGCATCCTGCTGAACTCCAAGACCCGCCGGCCCAGTGTCTGCAATGCCGCCGAAACCCTGCTGGTCGACTCCGCGATCGCCGCCGAGGCGATGCCCAGGCTGCTCGATGCGTTGCAGAACGCTGGTGTCACAGTGCATCTCGACGCGGGAGAGGACGACCTGCGCCGCGAATACCTGGCGATGGACATCGCGGTGGCGGTGGTCGACGGCGTGGACGGCGCTATCGCACACATCAACGAGTACGGCACCGGCCACACCGAAGCCATCGTCACCACCAATCTTGCTGCGGCCCAACGGTTCACCGAGCAAGTCGACGCCGCCGCGGTGATGGTCAACGCGTCCACCGCGTTCACCGACGGCGAGCAGTTCGGCTTCGGCGCCGAGATCGGCATCTCCACCCAGAAGCTGCACGCCCGCGGTCCGATGGGCTTGCCGGAACTGACCTCGACCAAGTGGATCGTCTGGGGGGACGGCCACACCCGACCGGCCTGA
- the nadD gene encoding putative nicotinate-nucleotide adenylyltransferase, translating to MQKRQRRLGVMGGTFDPIHYGHLVAASEVAHNFELDEVVFVPSGQPWQKERHVSAAEDRYLMTVIATASNPRFSVSRVDIDRAGPTYTRDTLHDLHALNPDAQLYFITGADALASILSWHGWEELFELARFVGVSRPGYELHHDHITEAVGELAKDTLTLFEIPALAISSTDCRRRAAERRPLWYLMPDGVVQYVSKRRLYRKPEGEPIPSPSGLVTGSSA from the coding sequence ATGCAAAAGCGGCAGCGCAGGCTGGGGGTGATGGGCGGGACGTTCGATCCCATCCATTACGGCCACCTGGTAGCCGCCAGCGAAGTAGCCCATAACTTCGAACTCGACGAGGTCGTCTTCGTGCCCAGCGGTCAGCCGTGGCAGAAGGAGCGTCACGTGTCGGCCGCGGAGGACCGGTACCTGATGACGGTGATCGCCACCGCATCCAATCCGCGGTTCTCGGTCAGCCGAGTCGACATCGACCGCGCCGGGCCGACGTACACCCGCGACACCCTGCATGACCTCCATGCGCTGAACCCGGATGCGCAGTTGTACTTCATCACCGGTGCCGACGCGCTGGCCTCCATCCTGTCCTGGCACGGCTGGGAGGAACTGTTCGAGCTGGCGCGCTTCGTCGGGGTGAGTCGGCCCGGTTACGAACTGCACCACGACCACATCACCGAGGCGGTCGGCGAACTGGCCAAGGACACCTTGACGCTGTTCGAAATCCCCGCACTGGCGATCTCCTCGACCGACTGCCGGCGACGCGCCGCGGAGCGCCGGCCGCTGTGGTACCTGATGCCCGACGGCGTGGTCCAGTACGTCTCCAAGCGCCGGCTCTACCGAAAGCCGGAGGGCGAGCCGATCCCGTCGCCCTCCGGCCTGGTCACCGGGAGCAGCGCATGA
- a CDS encoding membrane protein — protein MSDHHDAATGPIRVHEPPRPADHPPGTERPHRPAIPHAIRIFAIPIILAWVFIAALVNVVVPSLEVVGEAHSAPMAPLDAPSMKAMMLLGHNFKEFDSNATVMIVLESDQPLGEPAHHYYDNLIRQLRQQPDHIQHIQDFWGDRLTAAGAQSADGKAAYVMLNLAGNQGTTTANNSVEAVRKTIDKNPPPAGLKVYVTGPAALSDDMHVIGNASLAKITLFTLGAIAIMLLLVYRSIVTTLVQLFMTFIALLSARGVVAILAYNNAFGLTTFAANILTMLAIAAGTDYGIFLVGRYQEALRAGEDRETAYYTTFRGVTPVILGSGLTIAGATYCLSFARLPWFSTMGPPVAIGMVVVVLAGVTLGPAVVFAGSKLHLFESKRAAKQGRLWRRVGTAVVRWPAPILAVSTAVVLIGMVALPSFKTSYNDRYYLPTSAQSNLGQAAADRHFSQARMNPDMLMIEADHDMRNPADMLVLDRVAKNVMRTVGIAMVQDITRPLGIPIQHSSIPFQNSMQSQTTMQNMAFLQDRMADITKMADEMQFMIENMERMYTVTQHLSHAADDSAKTTAETAEITNRLRDHIADFDDFWRPIRSYFYWEKHCFDIPICWSLRSLFESLDGFDQLAGQFDELTKDIQATAAATHEMLVLIPPMITTMKTTKALTLTMQSTFKAMLDQMKALSDTAIVMGQSFDASKNDDMFYLPPEAFDNPDFQTGLKMFLSPDGKSARFFITHQGDPMTPEGISRVDSERTAAQEGLKQSSLADAKVYLGGTAATFKDMHDGAKFDLMIAVVSALTLIFMIMLLLTRSVVAALVIVGTAASSIAASFGLSVLIWQDLFGIKVHWIVLALSVIILLAVGSDYNLLLVSRFKEEIHAGLKTGIIRSMAGTGGVVTAAGLVFAFTMASMLGSDLRVLGQFGSTVCIGLLLDTLIVRTLLMPSVATLLGRWFWWPKVVHPRGDNARRTFART, from the coding sequence ATGAGCGACCACCACGACGCGGCGACCGGCCCGATCCGGGTCCACGAGCCGCCCCGCCCCGCCGACCATCCACCGGGCACCGAGCGCCCGCACCGGCCCGCCATCCCACACGCCATCCGGATCTTCGCGATACCGATCATCCTGGCCTGGGTGTTCATCGCGGCGCTGGTGAACGTCGTCGTCCCGTCGCTGGAGGTGGTGGGCGAAGCACACTCGGCGCCGATGGCCCCGCTGGATGCGCCGTCGATGAAGGCGATGATGCTGCTGGGCCATAACTTCAAGGAGTTCGACTCCAACGCCACGGTCATGATCGTGCTGGAGAGCGATCAGCCATTGGGCGAGCCGGCGCACCACTACTACGACAACCTGATCCGCCAGCTGCGTCAGCAACCGGACCACATCCAGCACATTCAGGACTTCTGGGGCGACCGGCTGACGGCCGCCGGGGCCCAGAGCGCCGACGGCAAGGCTGCGTACGTCATGTTGAACCTGGCCGGAAACCAGGGCACCACCACGGCCAACAACTCGGTCGAGGCGGTCCGCAAGACGATCGACAAGAACCCACCGCCGGCCGGGCTGAAGGTTTACGTCACCGGACCTGCCGCACTCAGTGACGACATGCATGTCATCGGCAATGCCAGCCTGGCCAAGATCACCCTGTTCACCCTCGGTGCGATCGCCATCATGCTGCTGCTGGTCTATCGATCGATCGTGACCACGCTGGTGCAGTTGTTCATGACGTTCATCGCGTTGTTGTCGGCGCGTGGTGTCGTCGCGATTCTGGCCTACAACAACGCCTTCGGGCTCACCACGTTCGCCGCGAACATCTTGACCATGCTGGCCATCGCGGCCGGTACCGACTACGGCATCTTCCTGGTCGGCCGATATCAAGAGGCGTTGCGAGCGGGCGAAGACCGGGAAACGGCCTACTACACCACTTTTCGCGGCGTCACCCCGGTGATTTTGGGATCCGGCTTGACGATCGCGGGCGCGACCTACTGCTTGAGCTTTGCCCGGCTGCCCTGGTTCAGCACCATGGGCCCGCCGGTGGCGATCGGCATGGTGGTCGTGGTGCTGGCCGGGGTCACCCTGGGCCCCGCGGTCGTATTCGCGGGCAGCAAGTTGCACCTGTTCGAATCCAAGCGGGCGGCCAAGCAGGGCCGGCTGTGGCGCCGGGTCGGCACCGCCGTAGTGCGTTGGCCCGCACCAATTCTCGCGGTGAGTACGGCAGTGGTGCTGATCGGCATGGTCGCCCTACCGAGCTTCAAGACCAGTTACAACGACCGCTACTACCTGCCCACCTCGGCGCAGTCCAACCTCGGGCAGGCGGCCGCAGATCGGCACTTCTCCCAGGCCCGGATGAACCCGGACATGCTGATGATCGAGGCCGACCACGACATGCGAAACCCGGCCGACATGCTGGTGCTCGACCGGGTGGCCAAGAACGTGATGCGCACCGTCGGCATCGCCATGGTGCAGGACATCACCCGGCCGCTGGGCATCCCAATTCAGCACAGTTCCATACCTTTTCAGAACAGCATGCAGAGTCAGACCACCATGCAGAACATGGCTTTCCTGCAGGACCGGATGGCCGACATCACCAAGATGGCCGACGAGATGCAGTTCATGATCGAGAACATGGAGCGCATGTACACGGTGACCCAGCATCTTTCCCACGCCGCCGACGACAGCGCCAAGACCACCGCGGAGACCGCCGAGATCACCAATCGGCTGCGCGACCACATCGCCGACTTCGACGATTTCTGGCGGCCGATCCGTTCCTACTTCTACTGGGAGAAGCACTGCTTCGACATCCCGATCTGCTGGTCGCTGCGTTCGCTGTTCGAGTCACTGGACGGCTTCGACCAGTTGGCCGGCCAATTCGACGAACTCACCAAGGACATCCAGGCCACCGCGGCGGCCACCCACGAGATGCTGGTTCTGATTCCGCCGATGATCACCACGATGAAGACCACCAAGGCGTTGACGCTGACGATGCAGTCGACCTTCAAGGCGATGCTCGACCAGATGAAAGCGCTCAGCGACACCGCGATCGTGATGGGGCAGAGCTTCGACGCCTCCAAGAACGACGACATGTTCTACCTGCCGCCCGAGGCCTTCGACAACCCGGACTTCCAGACCGGCCTGAAGATGTTCCTCTCCCCGGACGGGAAGTCGGCCCGCTTCTTCATCACCCATCAGGGCGATCCGATGACGCCGGAAGGGATTTCGCGTGTCGATTCGGAGCGCACCGCCGCGCAGGAGGGCCTCAAGCAGTCGTCACTGGCCGACGCGAAGGTGTATCTCGGCGGCACCGCGGCGACGTTCAAGGACATGCACGACGGCGCCAAGTTCGACCTGATGATCGCGGTGGTGTCCGCGCTGACGCTGATCTTCATGATCATGCTGTTGCTGACCCGCAGCGTGGTGGCCGCCCTGGTGATCGTGGGCACCGCGGCCAGTTCGATCGCGGCGTCGTTCGGGTTGTCGGTGCTGATCTGGCAGGACCTGTTCGGCATCAAGGTGCACTGGATCGTGTTGGCGCTGTCGGTGATCATCCTGTTGGCCGTGGGGTCCGACTACAACCTGCTGCTGGTGTCCCGCTTCAAGGAAGAGATCCACGCCGGGCTCAAGACCGGCATCATCCGGTCGATGGCCGGCACGGGTGGCGTGGTGACCGCCGCGGGCCTGGTGTTCGCGTTCACCATGGCATCCATGCTGGGCAGTGATCTGCGGGTGCTGGGCCAGTTCGGGTCGACGGTGTGTATCGGTCTGCTGCTCGACACGCTGATCGTGCGCACGTTGCTGATGCCGTCCGTGGCGACGCTGCTCGGCCGCTGGTTCTGGTGGCCGAAAGTGGTGCATCCGCGCGGCGACAACGCCCGACGGACCTTCGCGCGGACGTAG
- the octT gene encoding diglucosylglycerate octanoyltransferase, with product MTSSEGATPTLLIFADSLSYYGPTGGLPADDPRIWPNIVGAQLGWNVELIGRIGWTCRDVWWAATQDPRAWAALPKAGAVIFATSGMDSLPSVLPTALRELIRYVRPPWLRRWVRDGYGWLQPRLSPVARPALPPHLTADYLEQTRGAIDFNRPGIPMVASLPSVHVAETYGNAHHGRAGTVAAITEWAQQHDIPLVDLKAAVADEIFSGRGNPDGIHWNFEAHRAVAELMLKALDEAGVRGR from the coding sequence ATGACGTCCTCTGAAGGCGCCACGCCCACGCTGCTGATCTTCGCCGACTCGCTGTCCTACTACGGGCCCACCGGCGGCCTACCCGCCGATGATCCCCGCATCTGGCCCAACATCGTTGGTGCCCAACTGGGTTGGAATGTCGAGCTGATCGGCCGGATCGGCTGGACATGCCGCGACGTGTGGTGGGCGGCGACCCAGGACCCGCGAGCCTGGGCGGCGCTGCCCAAGGCCGGCGCGGTGATCTTCGCCACCAGCGGCATGGACTCGCTGCCGTCGGTGCTGCCGACCGCGCTGCGCGAACTCATCCGTTACGTGCGGCCGCCGTGGCTGCGGCGGTGGGTGCGCGACGGCTACGGTTGGCTGCAGCCCCGGCTGTCGCCGGTCGCCCGGCCCGCGCTGCCGCCGCACCTGACCGCGGATTATCTCGAACAGACCCGCGGCGCAATCGATTTCAATCGGCCGGGGATCCCGATGGTGGCGTCGCTGCCGTCGGTGCATGTCGCCGAGACCTACGGCAACGCCCACCACGGCCGGGCCGGGACGGTCGCGGCGATCACCGAATGGGCGCAGCAGCACGATATTCCGCTGGTCGACCTCAAAGCCGCGGTCGCCGACGAGATCTTCAGCGGCCGTGGCAATCCCGACGGGATCCACTGGAACTTCGAGGCGCACCGGGCGGTCGCCGAGTTGATGCTCAAGGCGCTGGACGAAGCCGGGGTGCGGGGTCGATGA